In a single window of the Candidatus Kryptoniota bacterium genome:
- a CDS encoding HAMP domain-containing sensor histidine kinase, whose product MKLPIRYRVALYVTVSFAAVIASVSLVLTEVYERYTFGSIEVTLQSAASSIANRLAARTTIGDIEDVREDVAETITPFENKIGVIRVGILNARGEEILSINDNDSLAVISRARKKHLLQIKGRDFVSASSEFEITDSTQGTVIALASRTSAEDSVGTVRGLALILAPITILIVGIGSVIIARKALRPLERIASQIDRMSTDRQLSSLEVPHTGDEIERVGASFNSLSLRIRSLMDSQRNFLQDASHELKTPLTVIQAEIEMLLMKPGITREEADNLRQLMSEVEYASRLAIDLIYLSRLESTETTFSSMPLDPIVKGAMDIHAPVVNRKKISVNTNFENAICVYANRELLQRALSNVIENAVKYTPRGGQIVVTTAIDDKTSSAVVTVKDNGVGISQEELPRVFDRFYRAAKTRGSDVKGSGLGLSISKRIVEQHKGDITITSGDTTGTVVEIRIPLG is encoded by the coding sequence ATGAAGCTTCCCATCAGATACAGAGTGGCCCTCTACGTGACAGTGTCGTTCGCGGCCGTGATCGCGTCAGTGTCACTTGTCCTCACTGAGGTATATGAGAGATACACATTTGGTTCGATCGAAGTGACCCTTCAATCCGCCGCGAGCAGCATCGCAAACCGCCTCGCAGCTCGAACGACGATAGGTGATATTGAGGACGTAAGAGAGGATGTCGCGGAGACAATCACTCCTTTCGAAAACAAAATCGGTGTGATCCGGGTTGGGATTCTGAATGCCCGGGGAGAGGAAATCCTCTCAATCAACGATAACGATTCTCTCGCTGTGATTTCCAGGGCGCGCAAGAAGCACTTGCTCCAAATAAAGGGACGAGATTTTGTTTCAGCAAGTTCTGAATTTGAAATCACCGATAGCACTCAAGGCACCGTGATCGCCCTTGCGTCCAGAACCTCCGCAGAGGATTCGGTCGGAACGGTTCGGGGACTTGCGCTTATCCTAGCTCCCATCACGATACTGATTGTTGGAATCGGATCGGTGATCATTGCAAGAAAGGCGCTACGACCCCTCGAAAGAATCGCAAGCCAGATCGATCGGATGAGTACCGATAGACAGCTTTCGAGCCTCGAGGTTCCTCATACTGGCGATGAAATTGAAAGAGTGGGGGCATCCTTCAATTCTCTTTCACTTCGGATCAGATCACTCATGGACTCTCAGAGGAATTTTCTGCAGGACGCGTCGCATGAACTCAAAACTCCTCTTACAGTCATCCAGGCCGAGATAGAAATGCTCCTTATGAAACCGGGCATCACTCGGGAGGAAGCCGACAATCTACGCCAACTCATGTCCGAGGTAGAGTACGCATCAAGACTTGCAATCGATCTCATTTATCTCTCCAGGCTCGAATCGACCGAGACTACCTTTTCAAGCATGCCGCTCGATCCGATCGTGAAAGGAGCAATGGATATCCACGCGCCAGTCGTGAATCGCAAGAAGATTTCGGTTAATACTAATTTTGAAAATGCGATATGTGTGTATGCAAATCGGGAACTTCTGCAGCGCGCATTATCAAACGTCATTGAAAATGCCGTTAAATACACCCCCCGCGGCGGACAGATCGTAGTGACGACGGCGATTGATGACAAAACCTCATCCGCGGTCGTTACCGTAAAAGACAACGGAGTTGGGATCAGTCAGGAGGAGCTCCCGCGCGTTTTCGACAGGTTCTACAGGGCCGCAAAGACCCGGGGCAGTGATGTGAAGGGAAGTGGACTCGGACTATCAATATCAAAACGGATCGTTGAACAGCACAAGGGCGATATAACGATTACCAGCGGCGATACAACCGGGACTGTCGTAGAAATAAGAATTCCACTCGGCTGA